From the genome of Aspergillus fumigatus Af293 chromosome 1, whole genome shotgun sequence, one region includes:
- a CDS encoding rRNA 2'-O-methyltransferase fibrillarin family protein, whose protein sequence is MAFGGPRGGGRGAPRGGRGAPRGGGGRGGRGGLGSGGRGRGGARGGGRGGPARGRGGRGGGRGGAKGAKGGAKVIIEPHRHAGVFVARGGKEDLLVTKNLTPGESVYGEKRIAVESPAGEDGAVTKIEYRVWNPFRSKLAAGILGGLDDIYMKPGSKVLYLGSASGTSVSHVADIVGPTGNVYAVEFSHRSGRDLIGMATHRTNVIPIVEDARHPLRYRMLVPMVDVIFADVAQPDQARIVGLNAHMFLKNEGGVIVSVKANCIDSTAKPEVVFAREVQKMREEKIKPKEQLTLEPFERDHCIVSGIYKRSA, encoded by the exons ATGGCATTCGGTGGTCCTAGAGGAGGTGGCCGCGGCGCTCCCCGTGGTGGTCGTGGTGCTCCCCGTGGAGGTGGTGGTCGCGGTGGCAGAG GCGGACTTGGAAGCGGTGGTCGTGGCCGTGGTGGTGCTCGCGGCGGTGGCCGTGGTGGCCCTGCTCGTGGTCGCGGTGGTCGTGGCGGCGGTCGTGGTGGTGCTAAGGGTGCCAAGGGTGGTGCCAAGGTCATCATT GAGCCTCACCGTCACGCCGGTGTCTTCGTTGCCCGTGGTGGTAAGGAGGATTTGCTTGTCACGAAGAACTTGACTCCTGGAGAGTCTGTCTATGGCGAGAAGCGCATTGCTGTCGAGTCCCCTGCCGGTGAAGATGGCGCCGTCACTAAGATCGAGTACCGTGTGTGGAACCCCTTCCGTTCCAAGCTTGCCGCCGGTATCCTGGGCGGTCTCGATGATATCTACATGAAGCCTGGTTCCAAAGTTCTCTACCTTGGATCTGCCAGTGGTACCTCCGTCAGTCACGTCGCTGATATTGTCGGGCCTACCGGAAACGTCTACGCTGTTGAGTTCTCCCACCGTTCTGGCCGTGATCTGATTGGCATGGCCACCCACCGCACCAACGTTATTCCCATCGTCGAGGACGCCAGACACCCTCTCCGCTACCGTATGCTCGTTCCCATGGTTGACGTTATCTTCGCCGATGTTGCCCAGCCCGATCAGGCCCGTATTGTCGGCTTGAATGCCCACATGTTCTTGAAGAACGAGGGTGGTGTCATTGTCTCCGTCAAGGCCAACTGTATCGACAGCACGGCCAAACCCGAGGTTGTTTTCGCTCGTGAGgtgcagaagatgagagaggagaagatcaaacccaaggagcagctgaCTCTGGAGCCTTTCGAACGTGACCACTGTATAGTGTCTGGTATCTACAAGCGTTCTGCATAA